One part of the Bacillus sp. FJAT-27916 genome encodes these proteins:
- the ssb gene encoding single-stranded DNA-binding protein, whose protein sequence is MINRVILVGRLTKDPDLRYTPNGVPVATFTLAVNRTFSNQQGERETDFINCVVWRRQAENAANYLKKGNLAGVDGRIQTRNYEGQDGKRVYVTEVLAESVQFLEPKGSSSGERMGGNQYGGNDNPFGGQGNRSQNQNQRKDSSYTKIDDDPFSNDGQTIDISDDDLPF, encoded by the coding sequence ATGATAAACCGTGTCATTTTGGTAGGTCGTTTAACGAAGGATCCTGATCTCCGCTATACTCCAAATGGTGTGCCGGTTGCTACTTTCACGCTAGCGGTTAACCGCACATTTTCCAATCAACAAGGTGAACGGGAAACGGATTTCATTAACTGTGTTGTTTGGCGCCGCCAAGCAGAAAATGCAGCTAATTATCTGAAGAAGGGTAATCTTGCTGGGGTCGATGGACGCATTCAAACGCGTAACTATGAAGGCCAAGATGGAAAACGTGTATACGTAACCGAGGTACTGGCAGAAAGCGTGCAATTCCTTGAGCCAAAAGGCTCCTCATCAGGTGAGAGAATGGGCGGAAACCAATATGGAGGCAATGATAATCCATTTGGCGGTCAGGGCAATCGCAGCCAAAACCAGAATCAACGGAAGGATAGCAGTTATACGAAAATCGATGATGATCCATTCAGCAATGATGGACAAACAATCGATATTTCCGATGATGACCTTCCATTCTAA
- the rpsR gene encoding 30S ribosomal protein S18 produces the protein MAGGRRGGRAKRRKVCYFTANGITHIDYKDVDLLKKFISERGKILPRRVTGTSAKYQRKLTIAIKRARTMALLPFVAEDK, from the coding sequence ATGGCAGGCGGACGCAGAGGCGGACGTGCAAAACGCCGTAAAGTTTGCTACTTCACAGCAAACGGCATTACGCACATCGATTACAAAGACGTAGATCTTCTTAAAAAGTTTATCTCTGAACGCGGAAAAATTCTTCCACGTCGTGTGACTGGAACTAGCGCTAAGTACCAACGTAAATTGACTATCGCAATTAAACGTGCTCGTACTATGGCTCTTCTTCCATTCGTTGCAGAAGATAAGTAA
- a CDS encoding DHH family phosphoesterase, translated as MPSYLKKQAIRYPIYALISVSVMIVGILAYYNWIFALVASLLFVTFFFLILQIESAVRKETEVYISTLSYRLKRVGEEALLEMPIGILLYNDEFLVEWANPYMAKCLEEDTLVGKYIEQAAEPLLPFLRKQETETILTFYNREYRIVHKPDEKLLYFFDVTEQTEIEKLYEDEQTVIGIIFLDNYDDVTQGMDDQRKSGLNSFVTSLLNNWAKEYGVFLKRISSDRFIAVMNENILTELEKTKFSILDDVRETTAKQNVPLTLSIGIGSGIPSLPDLGVIAQSSLDLALGRGGDQAAIKLPNGKVKFYGGKTNPMEKRTRVRARVISHALRDLIIDSDKVIIMGHKFPDMDAIGSSLGVLKIAQMNDRDGYIILDRDELDSGVKRLLCEIKQKPELDAMFISPENGVELITEKTLLVVVDTHKPSLVIDDRIISRTEKIVVIDHHRRGEEFIDNSLLVYMEPYASSTAELVTELIEYQPSRVKLEMLESTALLAGIIVDTKSFTFRTGSRTFDAASFLRGHGADTIMVQRLLKESVDSYLQRAKLLSNVYFYKDGVAIASGEVSGYVDQVLIAQAADTLLSMEGVSASFVLAKKEEDIIGVSARSLGEVNVQVIMEQLGGGGHLTNAATQLEKISMLKAEQMLKEAIDEQLEGGTIS; from the coding sequence ATGCCGTCTTATTTAAAAAAGCAAGCGATTCGCTATCCGATTTACGCTTTGATAAGCGTAAGCGTGATGATTGTTGGCATCCTTGCTTATTATAATTGGATTTTTGCATTAGTGGCTTCTTTGCTCTTTGTCACCTTTTTCTTTTTGATTCTGCAGATTGAGTCTGCAGTACGAAAAGAAACAGAGGTATACATCTCTACCCTTTCTTATCGGTTAAAGAGGGTTGGAGAGGAAGCGCTTTTAGAAATGCCTATTGGCATTTTATTGTACAATGATGAGTTTTTAGTTGAGTGGGCCAATCCATATATGGCCAAATGCCTTGAAGAGGATACTTTGGTAGGCAAGTATATAGAACAGGCGGCAGAACCGCTGCTTCCTTTTCTCCGCAAACAGGAGACCGAGACCATCCTGACATTTTATAATCGGGAATACCGTATCGTCCATAAACCGGATGAGAAGCTGCTTTATTTCTTTGATGTGACTGAGCAAACAGAGATTGAGAAGCTGTATGAGGATGAACAGACTGTTATTGGAATCATCTTCCTTGATAACTATGATGATGTGACCCAAGGGATGGATGATCAGCGGAAAAGCGGGCTTAATAGCTTCGTTACATCCTTGCTGAATAATTGGGCGAAGGAATACGGTGTTTTTTTGAAAAGGATATCCTCAGATCGGTTCATTGCAGTAATGAATGAAAACATCCTTACTGAGCTGGAAAAGACAAAGTTTTCTATCCTTGATGATGTAAGGGAAACGACAGCTAAACAGAATGTGCCGCTTACACTCAGCATCGGTATCGGCAGTGGAATTCCATCCTTGCCTGACCTTGGTGTTATAGCTCAATCCAGTCTTGACCTTGCGTTAGGAAGAGGTGGGGACCAGGCAGCCATCAAGCTGCCAAATGGGAAGGTGAAATTCTACGGGGGCAAAACGAATCCGATGGAGAAACGGACGCGTGTCCGAGCAAGAGTTATTTCCCATGCACTTCGTGACTTGATTATTGACAGCGATAAGGTCATTATAATGGGGCATAAATTCCCTGATATGGATGCCATAGGCTCTTCTCTTGGTGTATTGAAGATTGCCCAGATGAATGACCGCGACGGTTATATCATCCTTGATCGGGATGAGCTCGATTCAGGCGTTAAGAGACTGCTCTGTGAGATTAAGCAGAAGCCGGAGCTCGATGCCATGTTTATATCACCTGAGAATGGTGTAGAGCTTATTACCGAGAAGACACTGCTGGTTGTCGTAGATACACATAAACCAAGCCTGGTCATCGATGACAGAATCATTTCTCGTACAGAGAAGATTGTGGTGATCGATCACCACCGGCGAGGGGAGGAATTCATTGATAATTCCCTTCTTGTCTATATGGAGCCATATGCGTCCTCTACGGCTGAGCTTGTGACAGAGTTGATTGAGTATCAACCGAGCCGGGTTAAGTTGGAAATGCTTGAATCCACCGCCTTATTGGCAGGGATTATCGTGGATACGAAATCCTTTACGTTCCGAACTGGTTCGCGTACCTTTGATGCGGCTTCATTCTTAAGAGGCCATGGAGCTGATACCATCATGGTTCAGAGGCTCCTAAAGGAGAGTGTAGATTCTTACCTGCAGCGGGCAAAGCTTTTGAGCAATGTGTATTTCTACAAGGATGGCGTCGCTATTGCAAGCGGAGAGGTATCGGGCTATGTTGATCAGGTGCTGATTGCCCAAGCAGCAGATACATTGCTGTCTATGGAAGGTGTATCTGCCTCATTCGTGCTTGCGAAGAAGGAAGAAGACATTATTGGTGTTAGTGCAAGGTCGCTTGGTGAGGTCAATGTTCAAGTCATCATGGAGCAGCTCGGGGGCGGCGGTCATTTAACAAATGCGGCAACTCAGCTTGAAAAAATATCCATGCTGAAGGCAGAACAAATGCTGAAAGAAGCAATTGATGAGCAATTAGAAGGAGGTACCATTTCATGA
- the rplI gene encoding 50S ribosomal protein L9, with the protein MRVIFLKDVKGKGKKGEIKNVADGYAHNFLLKQGLAVEATGGNMKTLENQKNKEAQVAQEELENAKKLKESLEKLTVELQAKSGDGGRIFGSITSKQIADAMQKQHKVKLDKRKIDLENPIKSLGYTKVPVKLHHEVTATLNVHVKEQ; encoded by the coding sequence ATGAGAGTTATTTTCTTGAAAGATGTAAAAGGTAAAGGGAAAAAAGGGGAAATTAAAAATGTGGCTGACGGATACGCCCATAATTTCCTGCTTAAACAAGGACTCGCTGTAGAAGCAACAGGCGGCAATATGAAGACATTAGAGAACCAAAAGAATAAAGAGGCTCAGGTTGCCCAGGAAGAGCTTGAAAATGCGAAGAAACTAAAAGAGAGCTTAGAAAAGCTTACAGTTGAGCTTCAAGCGAAATCTGGCGACGGCGGCCGCATCTTTGGCTCCATTACAAGCAAGCAAATTGCTGATGCCATGCAAAAGCAACATAAAGTGAAGCTGGATAAACGGAAGATTGATCTTGAAAATCCGATTAAATCTTTAGGTTACACAAAGGTGCCTGTTAAGCTTCATCATGAAGTGACAGCTACCTTAAATGTACACGTCAAGGAACAATAA
- the dnaB gene encoding replicative DNA helicase, translated as MNELFTDLVPPQNVEAEQAVLGAIFLVPSSLILASEILLPEDFYRSAHQKIFLVMLKLNDTGKAVDLVTVTEELSATKQLEEVGGVSYLTELASSVPTAANIEYYARIVEEKSVLRRLINTATGIVQDGYSREDEVESLLGEAEKSIMEVASRKNAGAFHNIKDVLVRTYDNIELLHNRVGDITGIPTGFNDLDKMTAGFQRNDLIIVAARPSVGKTAFALNIAQNVATKTDENVAIFSLEMGAEQLVMRMLCAEGNINAQNLRTGSLTDEDWRKLTLAMGSLSNSGIFIDDTPGVRISEIRSKCRRLKQEHGLGMILIDYLQLIQGNGRSGENRQQEVSEISRSLKALARELEVPVIALSQLSRGVEQRQDKRPMMSDIRESGSIEQDADIVAFLYREDYYDKETENQNVIEIIIAKQRNGPVGTVQLAFVKEYNKFVNLERRFENDAFPTGA; from the coding sequence ATGAATGAGCTCTTTACTGATTTGGTACCGCCACAAAACGTGGAAGCCGAACAGGCTGTATTAGGAGCAATCTTTCTTGTGCCTTCCTCACTTATACTAGCTTCGGAGATTCTTCTTCCGGAGGACTTTTATCGAAGCGCACATCAAAAGATTTTCCTCGTTATGCTCAAGCTGAATGACACGGGGAAAGCCGTCGACCTAGTGACGGTAACAGAAGAGCTTAGCGCAACGAAACAGCTTGAAGAAGTTGGCGGTGTGTCTTATTTAACAGAGCTTGCCTCTTCTGTGCCAACAGCGGCTAATATTGAGTATTACGCTCGAATCGTAGAAGAGAAATCTGTACTGCGCCGATTGATTAATACGGCGACGGGAATCGTTCAAGATGGTTATTCACGTGAGGATGAAGTGGAAAGCCTGCTTGGAGAAGCAGAAAAGAGCATTATGGAAGTTGCTTCACGCAAAAATGCGGGTGCCTTCCATAATATTAAGGATGTCCTTGTTCGGACATATGATAATATTGAACTTTTGCATAATCGTGTCGGTGATATTACTGGTATTCCGACAGGGTTTAATGATTTAGATAAGATGACAGCGGGATTCCAGCGTAATGACCTGATCATTGTCGCTGCACGTCCATCTGTTGGTAAAACAGCCTTTGCCTTAAATATTGCCCAAAACGTCGCAACAAAAACCGATGAGAATGTTGCCATCTTCTCCCTGGAGATGGGAGCTGAACAGCTTGTCATGCGTATGCTATGCGCTGAGGGGAATATTAATGCCCAGAACTTACGTACAGGCTCATTGACAGATGAGGATTGGAGAAAGCTAACGCTTGCGATGGGGAGCCTGTCCAATTCAGGAATCTTTATTGATGATACACCGGGGGTTCGCATTAGTGAAATCCGCTCTAAATGCCGTCGTCTTAAACAGGAGCATGGTCTTGGCATGATCTTGATTGACTACTTGCAGCTAATCCAAGGGAATGGCCGTTCCGGTGAGAACAGGCAGCAGGAGGTATCTGAGATTTCCCGTTCCTTAAAGGCGCTGGCCCGTGAGCTTGAGGTGCCGGTTATTGCCCTTTCCCAGCTTTCCCGTGGAGTGGAGCAGCGTCAAGATAAACGTCCAATGATGTCTGATATTCGTGAATCCGGGAGTATTGAGCAGGATGCCGATATTGTAGCCTTCCTCTACAGGGAAGACTACTATGATAAAGAAACAGAGAACCAAAATGTCATTGAAATCATTATTGCGAAACAAAGGAATGGCCCGGTCGGTACGGTGCAGCTTGCCTTTGTGAAAGAATACAATAAATTCGTCAATCTGGAACGAAGGTTTGAGAATGACGCGTTTCCGACTGGTGCATAA